In Deltaproteobacteria bacterium, the following are encoded in one genomic region:
- the ftsA gene encoding cell division protein FtsA produces the protein MSKRDREMVVGLDIGTTKICAVVGERVNGDINIIGIGTHPSKGLRRGVVVNIETTVQSIRKAVDEASLMAGCDVRSVYAGIAGGHIKGINGHGVIAIKNREITDSDIKRVINAASAVVVPLDRKLIHVLPQEFIVDDQDGIKNPVGMLGVRLEGKVHIVTGAITSAQNIIRCANRAGLHVNEVVLEQLGSGEAVLTDEEKDIGVALVDIGGGTTDLVIFSEGSIKYTAVLALAGNHVTSDISLGLRTPHEEAERLKLRYGCAMASMVNKDETIEVPSVGGRKNRILSRQTLSEIIEARAEEILTFVHGEIIRSGYKSILAGGVVLTGGSALLEGIVELGEQVFNLPVRRGGPVGIGGLRDLVNSPVYATGVGLVLYGAKNDRSGGFAPYREGGVHRVIGRLKDWLGEFF, from the coding sequence ATGTCGAAGAGAGACAGAGAAATGGTTGTAGGCCTCGACATTGGAACAACGAAGATCTGTGCCGTGGTGGGGGAAAGGGTCAACGGCGACATCAACATCATCGGCATCGGGACCCATCCATCCAAAGGCCTGAGGCGGGGTGTGGTGGTGAACATTGAGACAACGGTCCAATCCATCAGGAAAGCCGTGGACGAAGCCTCCCTCATGGCTGGCTGCGATGTCCGGTCGGTCTATGCGGGCATAGCCGGGGGCCATATCAAGGGTATAAACGGCCACGGTGTCATTGCCATAAAGAACCGGGAGATCACGGACAGTGATATCAAGCGGGTGATCAACGCTGCCAGTGCAGTGGTCGTCCCCCTGGACCGCAAGTTGATTCACGTCCTACCCCAGGAATTCATAGTAGATGATCAGGACGGGATCAAGAACCCTGTGGGAATGCTGGGCGTGAGGCTGGAGGGCAAGGTCCACATCGTCACCGGAGCTATCACGTCGGCCCAGAACATTATCCGCTGTGCAAACCGTGCCGGACTCCACGTCAACGAGGTTGTCCTGGAACAGCTCGGTTCCGGTGAGGCGGTTCTCACCGACGAGGAGAAGGACATAGGAGTGGCTCTCGTGGACATCGGTGGAGGTACCACTGATCTGGTGATCTTCTCCGAGGGGAGCATAAAGTACACTGCGGTCCTGGCCCTCGCGGGAAACCACGTGACGAGCGATATTTCTCTCGGGTTGAGAACCCCCCATGAGGAGGCTGAGAGACTGAAGCTCCGGTACGGGTGTGCCATGGCCTCCATGGTGAACAAGGACGAGACGATCGAGGTCCCGAGCGTCGGAGGGAGAAAGAATCGGATTCTCTCCAGGCAGACCCTCTCCGAAATCATCGAGGCCAGGGCGGAGGAGATCCTCACCTTTGTCCACGGCGAGATCATCAGGTCGGGATACAAGAGTATTTTGGCCGGCGGGGTGGTCCTGACAGGCGGGTCGGCGCTCCTTGAGGGGATCGTCGAGCTGGGTGAACAGGTTTTCAATCTCCCGGTCCGCAGAGGAGGGCCAGTGGGTATCGGCGGGTTGAGGGATCTGGTCAACAGTCCCGTTTACGCCACCGGTGTGGGGCTTGTCTTGTACGGGGCCAAGAACGACCGGTCAGGAGGCTTTGCACCCTACCGGGAGGGGGGGGTCCACAGGGTCATAGGCCGCCTGAAGGACTGGTTGGGGGAGTTCTTCTAG
- a CDS encoding FtsQ-type POTRA domain-containing protein: MNRRIQGQSLDGKPRGSERFFLRVFVITLIPLTVAGGIFLFLSVYLFLKGAPFLRLEEVRIEGNRRVSRDEILAITGLEGGPNILALDIKGMNRRLGEHPWIERCTIRRELPGTIRIAVREREPIALIHLGRLYYIDANGVVFDEARGRDKAAYPILTGVRREDLEKGEAKTRRLVQAAIHLLEISRRSPVLPYRSISQIHLDRAVGLLVYTMERGIEVRMGFGDFERKLSRLSRVWPTVRSMELCAVECSIPGKIIVQSKRVEAMRGSKKRSRQRDSK, from the coding sequence GTGAACCGGAGGATTCAAGGACAGAGCCTCGATGGTAAGCCCAGAGGGTCAGAGAGGTTTTTTCTGAGGGTTTTTGTCATCACCCTGATTCCTCTGACCGTCGCAGGGGGGATTTTTCTGTTCCTCTCGGTCTACCTGTTTCTCAAAGGAGCCCCCTTTCTCCGGTTGGAGGAGGTCAGGATCGAAGGCAACAGAAGAGTCTCAAGAGACGAGATCCTCGCCATTACGGGGCTGGAGGGTGGACCGAATATCCTCGCTCTCGACATCAAAGGGATGAACCGGCGACTAGGAGAGCACCCATGGATCGAAAGATGTACGATCAGGAGGGAACTGCCCGGTACCATCCGGATTGCGGTTCGGGAGAGAGAGCCCATTGCCCTGATTCATCTGGGGAGGCTCTACTACATAGACGCCAACGGTGTGGTCTTCGACGAGGCAAGGGGGCGCGACAAGGCGGCCTATCCCATCCTGACCGGGGTCAGGAGAGAGGATCTGGAAAAGGGAGAGGCCAAGACACGGCGCCTCGTTCAGGCTGCCATCCACCTGCTCGAAATCTCCCGGCGTAGTCCTGTGCTTCCCTATCGTTCGATTTCTCAGATCCATCTCGACAGGGCTGTCGGACTTCTCGTCTATACCATGGAAAGGGGGATCGAGGTGCGCATGGGGTTTGGGGATTTTGAAAGAAAGCTCAGCCGGCTCTCGCGGGTCTGGCCGACCGTCCGGTCCATGGAACTCTGTGCCGTAGAGTGTTCCATTCCAGGGAAAATAATAGTCCAAAGCAAGAGGGTGGAAGCGATGAGAGGATCAAAAAAAAGATCAAGACAGAGAGACTCCAAATAG
- the murB gene encoding UDP-N-acetylmuramate dehydrogenase, whose amino-acid sequence MNVLGESLKKELGRAVRGRVLFDEPMNRHTSLRIGGPADALVFPLDKADLETLVGKARQWGISYLVMGKGTNLLVRDRGVRQMVINLSTGFQGISARGERLRVEAGIPLSRMIGFAMERELSGLSPLYGIPGTVGGGIAMNAGAWGVEVGKRIESITLMDGQAGFRVVRHKDLSLRYRELCLAEGMIIVEGIFLMERSEREKIREEISTYQRRRRQTQPLDVPSAGSIFKNPPGTSAGRIIEEVGLKGKRIGGAEVSSLHANFIVNRGGATAGQMLDLIHLIQDRVLRERGIALELEVRIVGE is encoded by the coding sequence ATGAACGTGTTGGGCGAATCTCTCAAGAAGGAGTTGGGACGAGCCGTACGGGGCAGGGTCCTTTTCGACGAGCCCATGAACCGCCATACCTCGCTCCGTATCGGGGGGCCTGCGGATGCTCTTGTCTTCCCCCTCGACAAGGCGGACCTTGAAACACTGGTGGGTAAGGCCCGCCAGTGGGGAATCTCCTATCTGGTAATGGGAAAAGGAACGAACCTCTTGGTCCGGGACCGTGGGGTGAGGCAGATGGTCATCAATCTCTCTACGGGCTTCCAGGGGATCTCGGCCAGAGGAGAAAGGCTCAGGGTCGAGGCGGGGATACCCCTGAGCCGGATGATCGGGTTCGCCATGGAGAGAGAACTCTCCGGCCTGTCTCCTCTCTACGGGATTCCTGGTACGGTAGGGGGAGGGATTGCCATGAACGCCGGAGCCTGGGGAGTGGAGGTCGGCAAGAGAATCGAGTCGATCACCCTCATGGACGGGCAGGCCGGCTTCAGGGTGGTTCGGCACAAGGATCTGAGCCTCAGGTACCGCGAGCTCTGCCTGGCAGAGGGGATGATCATCGTGGAGGGAATCTTCCTCATGGAACGGTCGGAGAGGGAGAAGATCAGGGAGGAGATCTCCACCTACCAGCGGCGGCGGAGACAGACCCAGCCTCTCGATGTTCCCAGTGCGGGCTCGATTTTCAAGAATCCACCCGGAACCTCTGCGGGTAGGATTATCGAAGAGGTGGGGCTGAAGGGGAAGAGAATCGGAGGGGCCGAGGTGTCAAGCCTTCATGCCAATTTCATCGTCAACAGGGGGGGTGCCACGGCAGGCCAGATGCTCGATCTGATCCACCTGATCCAGGACAGGGTTCTCAGGGAGAGAGGGATAGCCCTTGAACTCGAGGTGAGGATCGTGGGTGAATGA